A part of Abyssibacter profundi genomic DNA contains:
- a CDS encoding YcgL domain-containing protein produces the protein MRARYSSLNRPRMKCIVLRSRRHDELYVFVPEDTEITELPESLRQLTGPLDEAMRLTLTPDRKLARSDVTAVLAGLKEQGYYVQMPPNPIQPRLYRGD, from the coding sequence ATGCGCGCCCGTTACTCGTCGCTCAACAGGCCCAGGATGAAGTGCATCGTGCTACGCAGCCGTCGTCATGACGAACTTTATGTTTTCGTTCCGGAGGACACCGAGATCACTGAGCTGCCTGAGTCCTTGCGTCAGCTCACCGGCCCGCTGGATGAAGCGATGCGCCTGACGCTCACGCCGGACCGCAAGCTCGCGCGGTCCGACGTGACAGCCGTGCTGGCCGGGCTGAAGGAACAGGGCTACTACGTGCAAATGCCCCCCAACCCGATCCAGCCCCGCCTCTACCGCGGCGACTGA